The genomic stretch AAGCAAATATTAAAGCAATACTCGCTAACCCGACCGAATACTTAAATGCGTCAGAACAACGTTGGGAAGGTTATTTAGACAGCGGTTTAACCAATACGCACGCAACGCCAGCACAAGAGCGTGTAGCAGTAAAAGCGATGGAAACCTTAAACGGTAACTGGCGTGGTGTCGCTGGTGCAATGAAGTTTGACTCGGTTACTCCATCAGTAACTGCACGTTGGTTCTCGGGCAACCAAACTTGGCCGTGGGATACGTGGAAACAAGCCTATGCAATGGCACACTTTAACCCTGACGTAGCGAAAGATAACATCCGTGCGATGTTCGCTTATCAAATCCAAGCTAACGATTCAGTGCGTCCATGGGATGCGGGTTATGTACCAGATTTACTGGCTTATAACACTAGCCCTGAACGTGGCGGTGACGGTGGTAACTGGAACGAACGTAATACCAAACCAAGTCTAGCGGCTTGGGCTGTGATGGAAGTGTATAAAACCACTGAAGACAAAGCATGGATAGAAGAAATGTATCCTAAATTAGTCGCTTATCATAACTGGTGGTTACGCAACCGTGATAACAATGGCAATGGTGTACCTGAATACGGTGCAGCGCGCGATAAAGCTCACAATGATGTAGACGGTAACATGTTATTCACGGTTAAACGTGATGGCAAAGAAACGACTTATGCGGGTATCGAGAAGTACAACAAGATCCTGGCTGAAGGTAACTTTGATCATATCGAAGTACCAGCGCAAACAGCGGTGTCTTGGGAATCCGGTCGTGATGACGCTGCCGCATTCGGTTTTATCGATAAAGACCAGCTAGATTCTTACGTCGCTAACGGTGGTAAACGCAGTGACTGGGATGTGGCATTTGCACAAAACCGCGCTGAAGATGGCACCTTACTTGGTTACTCGTTATTACAAGAGTCTGTTGACCAAGCAAGCTACATGTATAGCGACAATAAATACTTAGCACAAATGGCTGACATGTTAGGTAAAGATGATGAAGCGAAAGAATTCCGTGGCAAAGCGGATAACTTAGCGACTTATATCAATACTTGTATGTTTGATGAAAGCACTGGTTTCTTCTACGATATTCGTATTGAAGACAAGCAACTGGCGAACGGTTGTGCAGGTAGCCCTATCGTTGAACGTGGTAAAGGCCCTGAAGGTTGGTCACCACTATTCAATGGCGCTGCAACACAAGACAACGCAGATGCTGTCGTTAAAGTAATGAAGGATACCAGCGAGTTCAATACTTACGTACCCCTTGGTACTGCCGCGATCTCAAGCCCTGCTTTTGGTCCTGACATTTACTGGCGTGGACGTGTATGGGTTGACCAATTCTACTTCGGCCTAAAAGGCATGGAGCAATATGGTTACCGTGAAGATGCTGTCGAAATGGCAACGGCTTTCTTTGATAACGCCGATGGCCTAGTGCAAGACGGTCCAATTCGTGAGAACTACAATCCGCTAACAGGTGAACAACAAGGCGCGCCAAACTTCTCGTGGAGTGCCGCGCACCTATACATGTTGTATAACGACTTCTTTACTGAAGAAACGAAATAACGAGGAAACTAACTTAATAACGTAAACAAAGTAAAGTAGATAAAGCACAGGTACATAACTAACAAGCTAAAATAGCGTTTTATTAACAGTTGGTTACCCTAGGCTATTACAATAATAAAGGTCATCACTACAAGGTGATGGCCTTTTTATTTACCCGCTAACAATGCTAGTCTAACTGTCCCTCAGTTAATTAGCAGTCGATGTAATGAAAGCGCAATCCACAGTATTCTCTAAAGCACGATCTAAACTACCTTCTCAAGAAAGTCCATTTATGTTTCTCGCCCTTGCCGGTATTGTCATGACCATGACCTTTTCCGCTTGGAATGCCATTGATGGGCACAAAACCCCATTTACTTGGGTTAAACGCTTTTCACAAACGTCACGAATAACATCAACACGATTTAATTCTTTTTGGCTCATAGCAAATAGCATGACACATAGCTCTGAAGAGGATTATTAATGGAACAGATCCTATCAGAATGTGACATCTCTAAGTTGGGGATATGTGACATTACTATATTGGGTTAACACCTACATTAGTTGTTAAACCCCAGTTGAAATGTCATGTCTTGCCACCAGTAGAAATGTCGCTTTTGGTGTTATTTTAAAATAGATAATACTTAGCAATAAATCAAATTATTCATGCCTTACTTGAAGTGCAGGCTCTAAGCTCATGAGGGTTAGCAAGCACCGGGTTGATTGCTCTCAGCTGCTCCAGAGCTCGCTGTTGTGCTGAGCGCTTCGGCGCTTTCTTACTACGAGAACGTTTATCTTCAGCATCTAATTTTTGATGTTCTACCTGAGCTAATTTAAGTACGGCTCCAAGCCTTTTGTTATCAACGACTTGACCTTGATCTATTTTTTGAAGCTTATCAAATATCTGGTAACGCAAAACGCGGTCACCATAACGAATAGCAATTGTACCATCTGGATAATCAAGAACTTGAACCGTTTCACGTGTTAACCTGTTATTTTCCTCGGTAGACTCAATCATATAAAGTACTTTATCGTATTGGATCGTCAGTGAATTTGATAGCTTCCTTGTGTCTTGCCAAGAAAAAATGTCATCTAATTCATCGTATTCGTCTTCATGAATAGGTCGATGCATATCTTTAGTGCAAATAGGGGGCTTGGCAAATCGACGATTAAAATCATCAATAAATTCGGGTAACCATCGGTTTGCATCGGTCATATTATCAATGCCTTTAAGCCGCATTTCTTTAATCAACCGGTCTTGTAACGTTTTATTAGCTCGTTCAACGCGGCCTTTAGCTTGCGAACTGTTTGCACATATTAATTCGATGTTTAAATCTTTAAGCGCACGACCAAATTGCGTTATTTTAGCGGTTTTAGCGGTTTTAGCATCTCGACTATTCACTTTAAATACGGCTTGTTTCTGAATTTGTAAATTTCAAACTCATCAATTTACTCGTCGCGTCATCAATATAAACAAGTAAGCAGCACTTATCGCTGCGTCCTTCAAACCAATCATGATGAGGGCCGTCAATTTG from Moritella marina ATCC 15381 encodes the following:
- the ygjK gene encoding alpha-glucosidase, which translates into the protein MTLNKSLIALAIGAAVLTTGCTTTPSSIFSTTNELKATEFKNVIDRSGSPEYMRDYDFDDHQRFNPFFDLGAWHGHLLPDNDEGMGGFPGTALLTEEYINFMSNNFDRLSVFKDGKKVAFTMEAYSLPGALVQKLTSADVTVELTLRFASNRTSLLETKVTSASPVELVWDGELLEKNHAKEGKSQSDKTIDQAYPDYDRALVATDDGLTVTFGKVRATWSLLTSGDSEYQIHKSIPMETVIDEHKFTSKASIAGSTTFYTTYSHVLTAEENQAEQANIKAILANPTEYLNASEQRWEGYLDSGLTNTHATPAQERVAVKAMETLNGNWRGVAGAMKFDSVTPSVTARWFSGNQTWPWDTWKQAYAMAHFNPDVAKDNIRAMFAYQIQANDSVRPWDAGYVPDLLAYNTSPERGGDGGNWNERNTKPSLAAWAVMEVYKTTEDKAWIEEMYPKLVAYHNWWLRNRDNNGNGVPEYGAARDKAHNDVDGNMLFTVKRDGKETTYAGIEKYNKILAEGNFDHIEVPAQTAVSWESGRDDAAAFGFIDKDQLDSYVANGGKRSDWDVAFAQNRAEDGTLLGYSLLQESVDQASYMYSDNKYLAQMADMLGKDDEAKEFRGKADNLATYINTCMFDESTGFFYDIRIEDKQLANGCAGSPIVERGKGPEGWSPLFNGAATQDNADAVVKVMKDTSEFNTYVPLGTAAISSPAFGPDIYWRGRVWVDQFYFGLKGMEQYGYREDAVEMATAFFDNADGLVQDGPIRENYNPLTGEQQGAPNFSWSAAHLYMLYNDFFTEETK